A stretch of the Chanos chanos chromosome 1, fChaCha1.1, whole genome shotgun sequence genome encodes the following:
- the gpr19 gene encoding putative G-protein coupled receptor 19 — protein sequence MVYAPSMDSNKLSLHSTLLTYPMFFNNSDNSTYLTESPTPVTCSWNETSKVSSLKSNNSLASYELTPAEVTVLGLIFGVLWLISVLGNALVCLVIHRSRRTQSTTNYFVVSMACADLLLSLGCAPFILLQVSSGRWPLSTAACKIVRYIQHLCPGVQVYVLLSICVDRFYTIVYPLSFKVSREKAKRMILASWLFDATFVSPCLFFYGSSSSVESHCDFFLPDSWDSLAYGVAHLLFGFLVPAILILSFYQRVVRYIWRISADGRTVRRTMNIVPRTKVKTIKMFLMLNTVFLLTWMPFFVAQLWHPREPSGPTRQGLLFFAAITWISFSSTASKPTIYSVYNANFRRGMRETFCMSSMKCYRSNAYTITASSRMAKKNYVGVMDVPIPAKTLIKDSVYDTFDREAKEKKLAWPISANPPNTFV from the coding sequence ATGGTGTATGCTCCATCGATGGACAGCAATAAACTTTCCCTCCATTCAACTCTCCTCACTTATCCAATGTTTTTCAATAACTCAGACAATTCCACTTACCTAACAGAATCACCAACACCCGTCACCTGTTCCTGGAACGAAACCTccaaagtctcctctctcaaaTCCAACAACTCATTGGCCTCGTATGAGTTGACCCCAGCTGAGGTAACGGTCCTTGGCCTGATTTTTGGAGTGCTCTGGCTAATTTCTGTCCTGGGTAATGCCCTTGTATGTCTGGTCATTCACCGCAGCCGAAGAACTCAGTCAACCACAAATTACTTTGTGGTGTCCATGGCCTGCGCTGACCTGCTGTTGAGCTTGGGCTGTGCCCCCTTCATTTTGCTCCAGGTCAGCTCTGGCCGATGGCCTTTGAGCACAGCAGCCTGCAAGATCGTCCGCTACATTCAGCACTTGTGCCCCGGTGTGCAGGTGTACGTGCTGTTGTCCATCTGTGTGGATCGTTTCTACACAATCGTCTATCCCTTGAGCTTCAAGGTCTCCCGAGAGAAGGCCAAGCGTATGATCCTAGCCTCATGGCTATTTGATGCCACCTTTGTGTCCCCATGCCTCTTTTTCTACGGCTCATCATCCTCAGTAGAAAGCCACTGTGATTTCTTTCTGCCAGACTCCTGGGATAGCCTGGCCTATGGAGTGGCACACCTTCTGTTTGGTTTCCTGGTGCCAGCTATACTTATCCTCTCCTTCTATCAAAGAGTGGTGCGGTACATTTGGAGAATCAGTGCTGATGGACGCACGGTGCGTAGAACCATGAACATTGTTCCAAGGACTAAGGTAAAGACCATCAAAATGTTCCTGATGCTCAATACTGTGTTTCTCTTGACCTGGATGCCCTTCTTTGTGGCCCAGTTATGGCATCCAAGGGAGCCAAGCGGACCAACCAGACAGGGGTTGCTGTTCTTCGCAGCCATCACTTGGATCTCCTTCAGCTCCACAGCCTCCAAGCCCACCATTTATTCGGTGTACAATGCCAACTTCAGGCGTGGCATGAGGGAGACCTTTTGCATGTCATCTATGAAATGCTACCGCAGCAATGCATACACAATTACCGCCAGCTCAAGGATGGCCAAAAAGAACTATGTAGGGGTCATGGATGTGCCCATTCCAGCAAAGACTCTCATCAAGGACTCAGTATATGACACTTTTGACCGAGaagcaaaggagaaaaaactgGCATGGCCCATCAGCGCCAATCCACCAAATACATTTGTCTGA